From the genome of Alkalibaculum bacchi, one region includes:
- a CDS encoding NfeD family protein has product MDNEQMILFWIVAIVLFSIIEGITLGLATIWFAAGAFIAVLAAILNFSIPVQIGLFIVVSLALLAFTRPIVVKHLRVGRHKTNLDVIIDSMGIVTKDIEPFKVGQVKVNGQIWTATTEDKNTITKDTKVKVIRIEGVKLIVKTLEEE; this is encoded by the coding sequence ATGGATAATGAACAGATGATTCTCTTTTGGATTGTAGCTATTGTACTATTTTCAATTATCGAAGGTATTACTTTAGGTCTTGCCACTATTTGGTTTGCAGCCGGAGCTTTTATTGCAGTACTAGCAGCAATACTAAACTTCTCTATTCCCGTACAAATCGGCTTGTTTATCGTCGTGTCTTTAGCCTTGCTAGCTTTTACAAGACCTATTGTCGTTAAGCATCTTCGCGTAGGGCGACATAAAACGAATTTAGACGTTATCATTGACTCTATGGGCATTGTTACTAAAGATATTGAACCCTTTAAAGTTGGGCAAGTAAAGGTTAATGGACAGATTTGGACTGCTACCACTGAAGACAAAAATACAATCACAAAAGATACGAAAGTAAAAGTAATTAGAATCGAAGGTGTAAAATTAATTGTAAAAACTCTTGAGGAGGAGTAA
- a CDS encoding SPFH domain-containing protein, which produces MPYLIFLVLIIVFIIIPNIRIVPQANSYVIERLGAYMDTWSVGLHVKIPLMDRIAKKVSLKEQVIDFAPQPVITKDNVTMQIDTVIYFQITDSKLYTYGVERPMAAIENLTATTLRNIIGDLELDETLTSRDLINTKMRSILDEATDPWGIKVNRVEVKNILPPEDIQQAMEKQMRAERERRESILRAEGEKKSSILVAEGQKESQILIAEAQKQAAIKEAEGRAEAIIKVQEATAEGLKMIKEAYPSAEVIALKSLETLTKVADGKSTKIIIPSEIQNLAALAASLKEITKDEDLA; this is translated from the coding sequence ATGCCATATCTTATTTTTTTAGTTCTTATTATAGTGTTTATTATCATTCCTAATATCCGCATTGTACCACAAGCAAATTCCTATGTCATCGAGCGATTAGGTGCATATATGGATACATGGAGCGTTGGGCTACACGTAAAAATTCCGTTAATGGATCGAATTGCAAAAAAAGTTTCTCTAAAAGAGCAAGTAATCGATTTTGCTCCACAACCAGTAATAACAAAAGACAATGTCACTATGCAAATTGATACCGTTATCTACTTTCAAATTACAGATTCTAAACTTTATACCTATGGTGTAGAAAGACCTATGGCTGCTATTGAAAATTTAACTGCCACTACTTTACGTAATATTATCGGCGATTTAGAATTAGATGAAACTCTAACTTCTAGAGATTTAATCAACACTAAAATGCGTAGTATCCTTGACGAAGCTACAGATCCATGGGGAATTAAAGTAAATCGAGTAGAAGTAAAAAACATTCTCCCTCCTGAAGACATTCAGCAGGCAATGGAAAAGCAAATGAGAGCGGAACGTGAAAGACGAGAATCTATTCTTAGAGCAGAAGGAGAAAAGAAATCTTCTATACTAGTAGCAGAAGGACAAAAGGAATCACAAATCTTAATTGCAGAAGCTCAGAAGCAAGCTGCAATCAAAGAAGCAGAGGGTCGAGCAGAAGCGATTATAAAAGTACAAGAAGCTACTGCTGAAGGTCTTAAAATGATCAAAGAAGCTTACCCAAGCGCTGAAGTCATCGCACTTAAAAGCTTAGAAACTTTAACAAAAGTAGCCGATGGCAAATCAACAAAAATCATCATCCCTTCCGAAATTCAAAACCTAGCAGCACTTGCTGCATCACTAAAGGAAATTACAAAAGACGAAGACTTGGCTTAG